In Dysgonomonadaceae bacterium zrk40, one genomic interval encodes:
- a CDS encoding DUF853 family protein, with protein MFDNSQRAFIALNDNAEVCLIPKMANRHGLITGATGTGKTVTLQTLSETFSEMGVPVFAADMKGDLSGVAKIGGNKESVTKRVEGYGLKEKGFAYKPFPVRFWDVFGEQGHPVRTTVTAMGPLLLERLLNLNDTQGAILSMAFRIADDNNLLLIDLKDLQKMIQFIGDNRKEFTTRYGNISPASIGAIQRSLLRLESEGADKFFGEPEFEITDFIQTEQGKGVINILAADKLMNSPRVYTTFLLWLLDDLYETLPEVGDMEKPKLVFFFDEAHLLFNDMPSSLLEKVEQIVRLIRSKGVGVYFCTQNPADIPERILGQLGNRVQHALRAYTPNDQKAVRVASNTFRANPAFSTEEAITQLNTGEALVSFLNEKGAPQMVERANILPPQGQIGPITEGERDQLLRSSLIYGVYEKLIDRESAFEILSQKQELLEEERRQAEEEKERIRRQKEEQKAALEAERARRAAERQRKADQGILGEMLDQVGKSAKRQITTQLGRTLTRSLLGALFGKR; from the coding sequence ATGTTCGACAACAGCCAACGTGCCTTCATCGCCCTCAACGACAACGCAGAAGTCTGCCTGATACCCAAGATGGCCAATCGCCATGGACTGATCACCGGTGCCACCGGTACCGGCAAGACCGTCACACTTCAAACCCTTTCAGAAACATTCAGCGAAATGGGTGTCCCCGTCTTCGCCGCCGACATGAAAGGCGACCTTTCAGGGGTGGCCAAGATTGGCGGCAACAAAGAGAGTGTCACCAAGCGTGTTGAGGGCTACGGGTTGAAAGAGAAGGGCTTCGCCTACAAGCCTTTTCCAGTACGATTCTGGGATGTGTTCGGTGAACAGGGACACCCGGTGCGCACCACCGTCACTGCCATGGGTCCGCTGCTTTTGGAGCGATTGCTGAACCTCAACGACACGCAGGGGGCGATCCTCTCCATGGCCTTCCGCATCGCGGACGACAACAACCTGTTGTTGATCGACCTGAAAGATCTGCAGAAGATGATCCAGTTCATCGGCGACAACCGGAAGGAGTTCACCACCCGCTACGGCAACATCTCACCGGCCAGCATCGGTGCCATCCAGCGCAGCCTGCTGCGCCTGGAGAGCGAGGGTGCCGACAAGTTCTTCGGTGAGCCGGAGTTTGAGATCACCGATTTCATACAAACCGAACAGGGCAAGGGGGTGATCAACATCCTAGCTGCCGACAAGCTGATGAACTCGCCCCGTGTATACACCACCTTCCTGCTCTGGCTACTGGACGACCTATACGAGACGCTGCCCGAGGTGGGCGACATGGAGAAGCCGAAGCTGGTCTTCTTCTTCGATGAGGCACACCTGCTCTTCAACGACATGCCCTCCTCCTTGCTGGAGAAGGTGGAACAAATCGTCCGCCTGATCCGCTCGAAAGGGGTGGGTGTTTACTTCTGCACCCAGAACCCCGCCGATATCCCGGAAAGGATACTGGGCCAGTTGGGCAACAGGGTGCAACACGCGCTGCGTGCTTACACACCCAACGACCAGAAAGCGGTGAGGGTAGCCTCCAACACCTTCCGTGCCAACCCCGCCTTCAGTACCGAAGAAGCGATCACGCAACTCAACACCGGTGAGGCGCTGGTATCGTTCCTCAATGAGAAGGGAGCCCCCCAGATGGTGGAACGGGCCAATATACTGCCCCCACAGGGACAAATCGGTCCCATCACTGAAGGTGAAAGAGACCAACTCTTACGCAGTTCGCTCATTTACGGCGTCTATGAAAAGCTGATCGACCGCGAGTCGGCCTTCGAGATCCTCTCACAGAAACAGGAATTGCTGGAAGAGGAGCGACGTCAAGCTGAAGAGGAGAAAGAGCGTATCCGCCGCCAGAAGGAGGAGCAGAAGGCTGCCCTTGAAGCAGAGCGCGCCCGGCGTGCCGCCGAGCGACAACGAAAGGCAGACCAGGGCATCCTGGGAGAGATGCTCGATCAGGTGGGCAAGAGTGCCAAACGTCAAATCACAACCCAACTGGGTCGCACCCTCACCCGAAGCCTGCTGGGTGCACTTTTCGGAAAAAGATAA